GGCGCCGCGGGCGAAGACCTCGCGCCCCAGCTGCGCCCGGCTTTGCAGCCAGGCGGCGGCGGCGCGCATGCGGTCCAGCTCGGCCAGGCGCTCCGTCAGGCGATGCGCGGCGAGGATGGGGTCCTCCTCCTCCGGCCCGCGCTCCTCCTCGGGCAGCAGCAGGCGGGATTTCAGCCAGGCGAGCCAGGCCGCCATCACCAGCCAATCGGCCGCGAGTTCGAGGCGCACGCGGCGCGCGCCCTCCACGATGGCGAGGAACTGGTCCACCAGCGCCAGGATGGAGATCTGGCGGATATCCACCTTTTGCGCGCGGGCCAGTTCCAGCAGCACGTCGAGCGGGCCCTGGTATCCCTCCAGCTCGAGCTGGAGCGATTCCTGGACGCCGCTCACCGGGTCACCCCGGCGGCGCGGAGCGTGAAATCGAAGGCGGGGCGGATGATCTCACGGACGAAGACATCCATGGGCTGGAAGGCCGGGATCAGCGCCGGCAGCAGGAA
This region of Sediminicoccus rosea genomic DNA includes:
- a CDS encoding segregation and condensation protein A; the protein is MSGVQESLQLELEGYQGPLDVLLELARAQKVDIRQISILALVDQFLAIVEGARRVRLELAADWLVMAAWLAWLKSRLLLPEEERGPEEEDPILAAHRLTERLAELDRMRAAAAWLQSRAQLGREVFARGAPESLRVEDRSGIVADLASLLRAYATARRRGAADRPFTPKPRKLWSVAEALARLQWLIGSTPGWNTLASFLPEGLLSPLDRKAAVASTLIAALEAARGGGVELRQEEAFGPILLRRHEGELYHAS